One genomic segment of Sanyastnella coralliicola includes these proteins:
- a CDS encoding formimidoylglutamase, with amino-acid sequence MDGILDFFQPANISIEPSEDGVRRLSDSALIHTQDFMPVPEDQRIAIFGVMDDRGAHNNEGCSDGPDVIREYLYRLHDIDEPMGIIDLGNIHPGERLEDTYAAVRVVCHDLLRENIIPVILGGSQDLTYANYAAYESMEQTVNLVTVDSRLDFGGNPEQPDSWNYLNKIVLHQPNYLFNYSNIANQRYLIDKDLIELMEKMYFDLHRLGEVNGQITHAEPVIRNADIMSFDMSAIRAGDSPGHQLAGPNGLYAELACQICRYAGMADKLTSFGIYEYNPRYDERGISGHLAAQMVWHFIEGISHRRGDFPVGTKDDYIKYIVPLADHELIFYKSPLTDRWWMDVPYPSKSGNRYQRHHLVPCTYEDYQEATNEEMPDRWWKTFQKLT; translated from the coding sequence ATGGATGGCATCCTAGATTTTTTCCAACCCGCCAACATTAGTATTGAACCATCTGAAGACGGTGTTCGTCGCTTATCAGATAGTGCGTTGATCCACACACAGGATTTCATGCCTGTACCTGAAGACCAGCGCATTGCCATCTTCGGCGTCATGGACGACCGTGGGGCGCACAACAATGAGGGTTGTTCTGACGGACCGGATGTCATTCGAGAATACCTATATCGTCTTCACGACATTGATGAGCCCATGGGCATCATCGACTTGGGGAATATCCACCCTGGTGAACGTCTAGAAGACACCTACGCTGCAGTGCGCGTGGTTTGCCATGATCTGCTGCGCGAAAACATCATCCCGGTCATCCTGGGTGGATCTCAAGATTTGACCTATGCAAACTATGCTGCCTATGAGAGCATGGAGCAAACGGTCAATTTGGTGACGGTTGATTCTCGCCTCGACTTTGGAGGTAATCCTGAACAACCTGACTCATGGAATTACTTGAACAAGATTGTGCTGCATCAGCCGAACTACTTGTTCAACTATTCCAACATCGCCAACCAACGATACCTGATCGACAAAGACTTGATCGAACTGATGGAGAAGATGTATTTCGATCTTCATCGTCTAGGAGAAGTTAACGGTCAAATCACTCATGCCGAGCCCGTGATTCGCAATGCCGACATCATGAGCTTCGACATGAGCGCCATTCGTGCAGGCGATAGTCCGGGACATCAGCTTGCTGGACCAAACGGACTTTACGCTGAATTAGCCTGCCAGATTTGTCGTTATGCAGGTATGGCTGACAAGCTCACTTCGTTCGGAATCTATGAGTACAACCCTCGTTATGATGAACGAGGCATTAGTGGTCACCTAGCTGCGCAGATGGTTTGGCACTTCATTGAAGGTATATCACACCGTCGTGGAGACTTCCCTGTGGGTACGAAAGATGATTACATCAAGTACATCGTTCCGTTAGCAGACCACGAATTAATTTTCTACAAAAGCCCACTTACCGACCGATGGTGGATGGATGTTCCTTACCCATCGAAAAGTGGCAATCGCTACCAGCGTCACCACCTAGTTCCTTGTACTTATGAGGATTATCAAGAGGCAACGAATGAAGAAATGCCCGACCGATGGTGGAAAACTTTCCAAAAACTGACATAA
- the topA gene encoding type I DNA topoisomerase, translating into MPKNLVIVESPAKAKTIEGYLGKDFVVRSSYGHVRDLPKSDLAIDVENDFTPVYEVSSDKKKLITELKKLAKEAEIVWLATDEDREGEAISWHLAETLKIDASKTRRIVFSEITKNAILRAIDNPRTVDVNLVNAQQARRVLDRLVGFELSPVLWKKVKPSLSAGRVQSVAVRIIVEREREINDFKATSSFRVIAMFNLERGELKAELPKRFATEEEAMAFLNECLGSSYSIQNLETKPSKKSPASPFTTSTLQQEASRKLGFSVSQTMVVAQRLYESGRITYMRTDSVNLSDLALNQAKEVIGNNYGDEYAQTRKYSSKSKGAQEAHEAIRPTDLGLQKIEGDSGEQRLYDLIWKRTIASQMADAKLEKTTATIAISGSSSTLQAKGEVIKFEGFLKVYLEGTDDEDEETTKGMLPPLNIGQELELKHINATERFSQHPPRYTEASLVRKLEELGIGRPSTYAPTISTVQKRGYVVKEDRDGRERQYRVLKLENEAISKDTATENTGAERGKLFPTDIGIVVNDFLVDNFEDILDYNFTANVEEEFDSIARGEVAWNEMIRNFYGDFHTNVEETIETSERATGERALGDHPESGKPIIARIGRYGPMIQIGDSEDEDKQFASLLPDQSITNITLEEALDLFKLPRQLGEFEGEAVSAAIGRFGPYVRHNKSFVSIKEDEGDDPYTITLERAIELIKAKREADAKAIIQTWDEEPDIRVLNGRYGPYIKAGKKNVKIPKDKKAEELTLEEVRELVANAPDRPARRRSKK; encoded by the coding sequence ATGCCAAAGAACCTGGTTATTGTAGAGTCACCGGCGAAAGCTAAGACCATCGAAGGCTACCTCGGGAAGGACTTCGTCGTTCGTTCTAGTTACGGACACGTTCGTGATCTTCCGAAGAGTGACCTGGCGATTGATGTCGAAAATGATTTCACCCCGGTGTATGAGGTCTCTTCCGATAAGAAGAAGTTGATCACAGAGTTGAAGAAACTTGCGAAGGAAGCGGAAATCGTATGGCTCGCAACGGATGAGGACCGCGAAGGGGAAGCCATTTCTTGGCACCTAGCGGAAACTCTGAAAATCGATGCCTCGAAAACACGCCGTATCGTATTCTCTGAAATTACGAAGAATGCGATCCTACGCGCGATCGACAACCCAAGAACGGTTGACGTGAACCTGGTGAATGCTCAGCAGGCTCGTCGTGTGTTAGACCGTTTGGTAGGTTTCGAATTGAGTCCGGTACTTTGGAAGAAAGTAAAACCATCACTTAGTGCCGGTCGTGTACAAAGTGTGGCTGTTCGAATCATTGTAGAGCGTGAGCGCGAAATCAATGACTTCAAAGCGACAAGTTCATTCCGCGTCATCGCGATGTTTAATCTCGAGCGTGGTGAACTAAAAGCGGAACTCCCGAAACGTTTTGCGACGGAGGAAGAAGCGATGGCGTTCTTAAATGAATGCCTCGGTAGTTCGTACTCTATCCAGAATCTCGAAACCAAGCCTTCTAAGAAGTCACCAGCATCGCCGTTCACTACTTCAACGCTTCAGCAGGAAGCTTCCAGAAAACTGGGCTTCTCTGTATCGCAGACCATGGTAGTAGCGCAGCGATTGTATGAAAGTGGACGCATCACATACATGCGTACTGACTCCGTGAACTTGAGCGACTTGGCATTAAACCAAGCCAAAGAGGTCATTGGAAATAACTACGGTGACGAATACGCGCAAACGCGCAAATACTCTTCGAAGAGTAAAGGTGCACAAGAAGCACACGAAGCCATCCGCCCAACAGACCTCGGACTTCAGAAAATCGAAGGTGATAGCGGTGAGCAACGATTATATGATCTCATCTGGAAACGCACCATTGCCTCTCAGATGGCAGATGCGAAACTGGAAAAGACTACCGCAACGATTGCGATCTCTGGAAGCTCAAGCACATTGCAGGCTAAAGGTGAGGTCATCAAGTTCGAAGGATTCCTGAAAGTTTACCTTGAAGGAACTGACGACGAAGATGAAGAGACAACGAAAGGAATGCTTCCTCCATTGAACATTGGGCAAGAGCTCGAGCTCAAGCACATCAATGCCACGGAACGTTTCTCTCAACACCCACCTCGATACACAGAGGCAAGCCTCGTGCGCAAGTTGGAGGAACTAGGAATCGGTCGTCCGTCAACCTACGCACCAACGATTTCTACTGTACAGAAACGTGGATACGTTGTCAAAGAAGACCGCGACGGAAGAGAGCGTCAATACCGTGTATTGAAACTAGAGAACGAAGCGATCTCAAAAGATACAGCTACTGAGAATACCGGAGCTGAACGAGGAAAGCTCTTCCCTACTGATATTGGTATCGTAGTGAATGACTTCCTGGTAGATAACTTCGAAGACATTCTAGACTACAACTTCACAGCGAATGTGGAGGAAGAATTCGACAGCATCGCTCGCGGAGAAGTAGCTTGGAACGAAATGATCCGCAACTTCTATGGCGACTTCCACACAAATGTGGAGGAAACGATCGAGACTTCAGAGCGTGCTACAGGTGAGCGTGCTTTGGGTGATCACCCTGAAAGCGGAAAGCCAATTATTGCGCGTATCGGTCGATATGGCCCGATGATTCAGATTGGTGATAGCGAAGATGAGGACAAGCAATTCGCTTCCCTGCTTCCAGACCAGTCAATCACGAACATTACCTTGGAAGAAGCGCTTGACCTTTTCAAACTACCTCGTCAATTAGGTGAGTTCGAAGGTGAAGCTGTATCTGCGGCTATTGGTCGTTTCGGACCTTACGTTCGTCACAACAAGAGTTTTGTCAGCATCAAAGAAGACGAAGGAGATGATCCATACACGATCACTCTTGAACGTGCTATTGAGTTGATCAAGGCAAAACGTGAAGCCGATGCCAAGGCCATCATTCAAACATGGGATGAGGAACCAGACATCCGCGTTTTGAACGGACGTTACGGACCATACATCAAAGCAGGAAAGAAGAACGTCAAGATTCCGAAAGACAAGAAAGCGGAAGAGTTGACATTAGAAGAAGTGCGCGAATTGGTAGCAAATGCTCCTGATCGTCCAGCACGTAGAAGAAGCAAGAAGTAA
- a CDS encoding sigma-54 interaction domain-containing protein: MEIQSVKQRFGIIGNSTPLNRAIDIAVQVAPTNISVLINGESGTGKEVMPKIIHNLSSRKHGPYIAVNCGAIPEGTIDSELFGHEKGAFTGAHDSRKGYFEVANGGTIFLDEVAELPLQTQVRLLRVLETGEFIKVGSSKVIKTDVRVVAATNVNFGDAISKGRFREDLYYRLNQVPIFMPPLRDRKEDIHLLFRKFTTDFSEQYRMPPLGLDHDAVEILINYRWPGNVRQLKNITEQMSVIEKERDIDAQTLLQYLPVDEVNHLPMVVDKQQQESQNYSEREILYQLLFDMKNDLTDLKKLVLQMIQHDGHLDPTESNVALMKRVFEDDAQTENMSPAASSGVLHLPQRAATPSYEEHHVHEEVEETFSLQETEKELIKKALAKHKNKRKYAARELGISERTLYRKIKEYNL; the protein is encoded by the coding sequence ATGGAGATCCAATCGGTTAAACAACGTTTCGGAATCATCGGGAACTCGACCCCGTTGAATCGTGCCATTGATATTGCGGTGCAAGTTGCACCTACAAATATCTCTGTGCTCATCAATGGAGAGTCTGGTACTGGTAAAGAGGTGATGCCGAAGATCATCCACAACCTTAGTTCAAGAAAACATGGTCCGTACATCGCAGTGAATTGTGGTGCGATTCCAGAAGGAACTATTGATTCTGAGCTATTCGGTCACGAGAAAGGTGCCTTTACAGGTGCGCATGATTCTCGAAAAGGTTATTTCGAAGTCGCCAACGGCGGAACCATCTTTCTGGATGAAGTAGCTGAGCTGCCACTTCAAACTCAGGTGCGATTGCTTCGTGTCTTGGAAACAGGAGAGTTCATCAAAGTGGGTTCGAGTAAAGTCATCAAGACTGACGTTCGTGTAGTTGCCGCTACGAACGTAAACTTCGGAGATGCCATTTCAAAAGGACGATTCAGAGAAGACCTTTATTACCGACTCAATCAAGTGCCGATATTCATGCCTCCGTTGCGAGATCGCAAAGAGGACATCCACTTGTTGTTTAGAAAGTTCACTACAGATTTTTCTGAGCAATACCGCATGCCTCCCTTAGGGTTGGACCATGATGCGGTGGAGATTCTGATCAATTATCGCTGGCCAGGGAATGTTCGTCAACTGAAGAACATCACCGAACAGATGTCAGTGATTGAGAAGGAGAGAGACATTGACGCGCAAACCTTGCTTCAGTACTTGCCGGTTGACGAAGTAAACCACCTTCCAATGGTGGTTGATAAACAGCAGCAAGAGTCACAAAACTACTCTGAGCGTGAGATCTTGTATCAGTTGTTGTTCGATATGAAGAATGATTTGACTGACCTCAAGAAGCTGGTGCTGCAGATGATTCAGCATGATGGACATTTAGATCCAACAGAATCCAATGTGGCTTTGATGAAACGTGTGTTTGAAGACGATGCTCAGACCGAGAATATGAGTCCTGCTGCTAGTTCAGGGGTGCTTCATCTTCCGCAACGCGCAGCTACACCTTCTTATGAGGAGCATCACGTGCACGAAGAAGTAGAGGAGACTTTCTCACTTCAAGAGACAGAAAAGGAGCTGATCAAGAAGGCCCTCGCCAAGCACAAGAACAAGCGTAAGTACGCAGCACGTGAGCTAGGGATTAGTGAGCGTACACTTTATCGTAAGATCAAGGAATACAATTTATAA
- the miaB gene encoding tRNA (N6-isopentenyl adenosine(37)-C2)-methylthiotransferase MiaB encodes MLHDGNKVIDESRQGEAIMTKTSESGERKLLIESYGCQMNFSDSEIVASIMGEAGFSTTRDAEAADVVLINTCAIRDNAEQRVRGRLQFFKNLKKTKPDMVVGVLGCMAERLREKLLEQEQLVDLVVGPDAYRDLPNLIGQVDSGQKAVNVLLSREETYAEIAPVRLDSNGITAFISIMRGCDNMCSFCVVPFTRGRERSRDPESIVREAQELFDQGYREVTLLGQNVDSYKWNLTNKGEIKDPEKETVNFAQLMEKVALVNPDLRVRFSTSHPKDMTDDVLHTMAKYENICKYIHLPVQSGSSEVLKKMNRGYTREWYLDRIAAINRIMPDCAISTDIITGFCGETEEQHQETLSLMAEVRYDMAFMFKYSERPRTLAERKYEDDITEDVKGRRLREVIDLQMECGAERTKALVGKTHRVLVEGTSKKSEDQLFGRTTYNTVIVFPKGDIKPGQYVDVHAHDCTSVTLLGEVVPS; translated from the coding sequence ATGTTACACGACGGAAATAAAGTGATCGACGAATCTCGTCAGGGAGAAGCGATCATGACCAAGACATCTGAAAGCGGAGAACGTAAGCTACTCATAGAGAGCTACGGATGCCAAATGAACTTCTCTGACTCTGAGATCGTAGCATCGATCATGGGAGAAGCAGGATTCTCTACTACACGTGATGCGGAAGCGGCAGATGTAGTCCTCATTAATACATGTGCGATTCGCGATAATGCGGAGCAACGTGTACGCGGACGTCTGCAATTCTTCAAAAACCTGAAGAAGACAAAACCAGACATGGTAGTTGGAGTGCTTGGTTGTATGGCCGAGCGTCTTCGCGAGAAACTACTTGAACAAGAGCAATTGGTTGATTTGGTAGTTGGACCGGATGCTTACCGCGATCTTCCGAACCTCATTGGTCAGGTTGATTCAGGACAAAAAGCGGTGAACGTATTGCTGTCTCGTGAAGAGACCTACGCAGAAATCGCACCTGTTCGTCTTGATTCAAATGGAATCACTGCCTTCATTTCAATCATGCGTGGTTGTGATAATATGTGCTCGTTCTGCGTAGTGCCTTTCACTCGTGGACGTGAACGCAGTCGTGACCCAGAATCGATTGTAAGAGAGGCGCAAGAACTCTTCGATCAAGGATACCGCGAAGTCACACTTCTTGGACAGAACGTTGATTCCTACAAATGGAACTTGACGAACAAAGGAGAAATCAAGGATCCTGAAAAGGAGACGGTGAACTTTGCTCAGCTGATGGAGAAAGTAGCTTTGGTGAATCCTGACCTTCGTGTTCGCTTCTCAACGAGCCACCCTAAAGACATGACGGATGATGTGCTTCACACGATGGCGAAGTATGAAAACATCTGTAAGTATATCCACTTGCCTGTACAGAGCGGAAGCTCTGAAGTGCTAAAGAAGATGAATCGCGGTTACACACGTGAGTGGTACCTCGATCGTATTGCTGCCATCAACCGCATTATGCCAGATTGTGCGATTTCAACAGATATCATCACTGGTTTCTGTGGCGAGACAGAAGAACAACACCAAGAGACCCTGAGTCTGATGGCGGAAGTTCGTTACGACATGGCATTCATGTTCAAGTACAGTGAGCGTCCGCGCACTTTGGCTGAGCGTAAGTACGAAGACGATATTACAGAAGATGTAAAAGGACGTCGCTTAAGAGAAGTGATTGACCTACAGATGGAATGTGGAGCGGAACGTACGAAAGCACTTGTAGGTAAGACCCATCGTGTATTGGTGGAAGGAACATCGAAGAAATCGGAAGATCAACTGTTCGGTCGTACGACTTATAATACGGTGATTGTCTTCCCTAAAGGTGATATCAAACCAGGTCAATACGTTGACGTTCACGCGCATGACTGTACGTCAGTGACTTTGCTTGGTGAGGTAGTGCCATCTTAA
- a CDS encoding LptE family protein, whose translation MKLRLNHILPIAFAIVLISCYTPYGAQTSGAKTFSVEYFKPQTPLASPIVAQNFTEELRDLIQRQSTLQLIDTKGELRFEGSITDYRVSPVGVSDGETASRNRLTVTVKVKYTNTLEPDLSFERNFTRFADYESSQDLLTVEEQLTGEINEQLTQEIFNASLGNW comes from the coding sequence ATGAAGTTAAGACTTAACCATATCCTCCCTATCGCTTTTGCGATCGTTCTGATTTCGTGTTACACGCCTTATGGTGCACAGACTTCAGGGGCCAAAACGTTTTCTGTGGAATACTTCAAGCCGCAGACTCCATTGGCTAGCCCGATTGTGGCGCAGAACTTCACGGAGGAACTGCGTGATTTGATCCAGCGTCAATCTACCCTTCAGTTGATTGATACCAAAGGTGAATTGCGTTTTGAAGGATCGATCACCGATTATCGCGTGAGTCCTGTTGGGGTGTCTGATGGAGAAACAGCTTCTCGAAACCGCTTGACAGTCACTGTTAAAGTGAAGTACACCAATACCTTAGAACCGGATCTAAGTTTCGAACGCAACTTCACCCGATTCGCAGATTACGAGAGTTCTCAAGATCTTCTGACTGTTGAAGAGCAATTGACTGGAGAGATTAATGAGCAGCTCACCCAAGAAATCTTCAACGCTTCCCTTGGAAATTGGTAA
- the gldL gene encoding gliding motility protein GldL, protein MKPGSKKWKLLMAKVYGIGAGVVIIGALFKIQHWPFASLLLIIGLLTEAIIFFLSAFEPPHEEPDWSLVYPELATGEQREGGDHSVGGSLTEQLDGMLAEAKIEPELIASLGDGMRSLSTQAGQLSDMSDAAVATQEYSNSLRGASDKVNELASTYQEASESLTGLKEGQSYGAAAGEHLQKMSENLSSLNNMYELQLQELEKSRQLYSGMAELVENLSDSIEDTRKYKDNISDLAKNLESLNTVYSNMLNAMGGGNKA, encoded by the coding sequence ATGAAACCTGGAAGTAAGAAGTGGAAGCTGCTAATGGCGAAAGTATACGGTATTGGAGCAGGAGTTGTAATTATTGGAGCACTCTTTAAGATCCAGCACTGGCCATTCGCATCTTTGTTGCTTATCATTGGTCTATTGACTGAGGCGATCATTTTCTTCCTGTCGGCATTCGAGCCGCCACACGAAGAACCAGATTGGTCACTAGTATACCCAGAACTAGCAACAGGAGAGCAGCGCGAAGGTGGAGACCACAGTGTTGGTGGATCACTTACTGAGCAGCTTGACGGAATGCTAGCAGAAGCGAAGATCGAACCTGAATTGATCGCTAGCCTAGGAGACGGAATGCGCAGCTTGAGCACTCAAGCAGGTCAACTTTCTGACATGTCTGACGCAGCCGTTGCTACACAAGAGTACTCTAACTCACTTCGTGGAGCATCTGATAAAGTGAACGAACTAGCATCTACTTACCAAGAGGCTTCTGAGTCATTGACAGGTCTTAAGGAAGGACAGAGCTACGGAGCTGCTGCAGGTGAACACCTACAGAAGATGAGCGAAAACCTATCGTCACTAAACAACATGTACGAACTTCAGCTTCAAGAGCTAGAGAAGTCTCGTCAGTTGTACAGCGGTATGGCAGAACTTGTTGAGAACCTCAGCGATTCTATCGAAGATACTCGCAAGTACAAAGACAATATCTCTGATCTTGCTAAGAACCTTGAGTCACTTAACACTGTATACAGCAACATGCTGAATGCAATGGGTGGTGGTAACAAGGCTTAA
- a CDS encoding SUMF1/EgtB/PvdO family nonheme iron enzyme, protein MKKSFYPLLLLIGLAGCYPGPRGELVGVYPREDWVQVNPYGMNYIHYGSYTMGPSDQDVPYALNTKSKTVTVPAFYIDIHEISNNEYRQFVYYVRDSLMRDALAQNDNELYFYAEDEFGRELDRFIDKGYVLNWEEEIDMEDEDIFDLIYDEFYLQGSDRFYNRWQIDTRKLQYRYWWIDLEGAARKEGKDEEYGEVNSLNQLHSVRGHSDRSQFIIEEVINVYPDTLVWVHDFTYGFNEPLTETYFWHPAYDDYPVVGVTWGQAKAFNAWRTQILNEWKQKTGESFVQRFRMPSEAEWEYASRGGLELSPYPWGGPYIRNIQGCPLANFKPMRGDYVEDAGCHTVPIESYSPNDYGLFQMAGNVAEWTNTAYDESVYDFTHDMSPEYQYHAKVDDPPSLKRKVIRGGSWKDIGYYCQTGTRSFEYSDTAKSYIGFRCVMSYLGRGKNVDPEDFN, encoded by the coding sequence ATGAAAAAGTCGTTTTATCCGCTATTGTTGCTGATCGGTCTCGCCGGTTGCTACCCTGGTCCAAGGGGTGAGCTGGTTGGGGTTTATCCGCGCGAAGATTGGGTGCAAGTCAATCCTTATGGGATGAACTACATCCACTATGGCTCATACACAATGGGTCCTAGTGATCAAGATGTACCTTATGCACTCAACACGAAATCGAAGACGGTAACTGTACCGGCCTTCTACATCGACATCCACGAGATCTCAAATAATGAGTACCGTCAGTTCGTATACTACGTTCGTGACTCACTGATGCGTGACGCATTGGCTCAGAATGACAACGAATTGTACTTCTACGCAGAAGATGAATTTGGACGAGAACTCGATCGTTTTATCGATAAGGGGTATGTCTTGAACTGGGAAGAAGAAATTGACATGGAAGACGAAGACATCTTCGATCTTATCTATGACGAATTCTACCTACAAGGGTCTGACCGTTTCTATAACAGATGGCAGATTGATACTCGTAAACTTCAATACCGTTACTGGTGGATCGACCTGGAAGGAGCTGCTCGTAAAGAAGGTAAAGATGAAGAGTATGGTGAAGTGAACTCTTTGAACCAACTTCACTCTGTACGTGGGCACTCTGACCGTTCTCAATTCATCATTGAAGAGGTAATCAACGTTTACCCTGATACTTTGGTATGGGTACACGACTTCACATACGGCTTTAATGAGCCGCTTACTGAGACCTACTTCTGGCACCCAGCATACGACGACTATCCAGTTGTTGGTGTGACTTGGGGACAGGCGAAAGCGTTCAACGCTTGGCGTACTCAGATTCTGAATGAGTGGAAGCAGAAGACAGGCGAAAGCTTTGTTCAACGATTCCGCATGCCTTCAGAAGCAGAGTGGGAATACGCTTCTCGTGGTGGACTTGAATTGAGTCCGTACCCATGGGGTGGTCCATACATCCGTAACATTCAAGGTTGTCCGCTGGCTAACTTTAAGCCAATGCGCGGTGACTACGTGGAAGATGCTGGATGTCACACTGTACCGATCGAATCATACAGCCCGAATGACTACGGTCTATTCCAAATGGCTGGAAACGTAGCTGAGTGGACTAACACTGCGTACGATGAGTCTGTTTATGACTTCACGCACGACATGAGTCCGGAATACCAGTACCATGCAAAAGTGGATGACCCACCTTCTTTGAAGCGTAAGGTTATTCGTGGAGGTAGCTGGAAAGATATCGGTTACTACTGTCAGACAGGTACACGCTCATTCGAGTATTCTGACACTGCGAAGTCATACATCGGTTTCCGTTGTGTGATGTCTTACCTCGGACGTGGTAAGAACGTAGACCCAGAAGATTTTAATTAA
- a CDS encoding PorP/SprF family type IX secretion system membrane protein, whose amino-acid sequence MKRILITAIVFFACAATATAQQDPQFTQWFNDKQSFNPAANGLQPGNCITGFFRNQWTGFDSQPQTFMLNYTGQINNFGGIGLTFYNDQLGQESNTIFRASGAYHLNNVGSGNLSLGLGLGYYGKELGNDWLPPDGVESIGSDAAINSDVRNDNGFDLNLGVYYWKPNEYYFGISATHLTQSDLDQLSIQLKSHFYTMGGYNFNDIATDIDLRTNLLVKSDFNKWALDVNANVLWADLLYAGISYRPGDAIAPMVGVEYCMGDSDGRTEKTQCFKLGYSYDVTTSEISNFSSGSHEIFLGYCWFITKKPLRNIHSNPRFLGK is encoded by the coding sequence ATGAAACGCATCCTAATAACTGCGATTGTATTCTTTGCCTGTGCCGCTACTGCAACAGCACAACAAGACCCACAGTTCACGCAGTGGTTTAACGACAAGCAGTCGTTCAACCCAGCTGCCAACGGACTACAGCCTGGAAACTGTATTACGGGGTTCTTCCGTAACCAGTGGACTGGTTTCGACAGTCAACCACAAACCTTCATGTTGAACTACACTGGTCAGATCAACAACTTCGGAGGAATCGGATTGACTTTCTACAATGATCAACTTGGTCAGGAGTCAAATACAATCTTCCGTGCATCGGGTGCTTACCACCTTAATAATGTTGGATCCGGAAACTTGAGCTTAGGTCTAGGTTTAGGTTACTACGGAAAAGAGCTAGGTAACGATTGGCTTCCACCAGACGGTGTTGAATCAATCGGTAGCGATGCTGCGATCAATAGTGATGTACGTAATGACAACGGGTTCGATTTGAACCTTGGTGTTTATTACTGGAAGCCGAATGAATACTACTTCGGTATCTCTGCTACACACTTGACGCAAAGCGATCTTGATCAATTGAGCATTCAGTTGAAGAGCCACTTCTACACTATGGGTGGATACAACTTCAATGATATTGCAACTGATATCGACCTTAGAACAAACCTTTTGGTGAAGTCTGACTTCAACAAATGGGCTCTAGACGTAAATGCCAACGTTCTATGGGCAGACCTTCTATACGCTGGTATCTCTTACCGTCCTGGCGATGCGATCGCTCCTATGGTAGGTGTAGAGTACTGTATGGGTGATTCAGACGGTCGTACAGAGAAGACACAATGTTTCAAGCTGGGTTACAGCTATGATGTTACTACCTCAGAAATTAGTAACTTTAGTAGCGGTTCGCATGAGATTTTCCTAGGCTACTGTTGGTTCATTACCAAGAAGCCTTTGAGAAATATTCACTCGAACCCACGCTTTTTGGGGAAATAA